A single region of the Vagococcus teuberi genome encodes:
- a CDS encoding glucosaminidase domain-containing protein, with amino-acid sequence MTKTTQEFINEIGEAARKIGQEYDLYASVMIAQAILESGSGQSSLSTHPNYNLFGIKGEYKGESASFYTLEDNGTGQLYGIQAKFRKYPSVKESLEDYAELMKIGIASNEDFYKGVTKKEAKTYKEATAYLTGRYATDTRYDEKLNALIETYDLTYFDQAVKKGKRVTKGNVEVDTYEIMNPETKKTAIFTLPLEEKYVISSPFGYRGNEHHDGIDLAIAANTPVLASSDGVVVGTGFDPSAGNYVIVKHSNDLYTNYFHLNSISVSLGEKVTSGNIVGLVGSTGNSTGSHLHFGISTDMWRNYLNPASYFEF; translated from the coding sequence GTGACAAAAACGACACAAGAATTTATTAATGAAATTGGAGAAGCAGCACGAAAAATTGGGCAGGAATATGATTTGTATGCTTCTGTCATGATTGCTCAAGCCATACTTGAATCAGGTAGTGGACAAAGTTCTTTATCGACACATCCTAACTACAATTTATTTGGCATTAAAGGTGAGTATAAAGGAGAATCAGCATCATTCTATACATTAGAAGATAATGGTACTGGTCAGCTTTATGGTATACAAGCTAAGTTTAGAAAATACCCATCAGTGAAAGAATCCCTAGAAGATTATGCTGAGTTGATGAAAATAGGCATTGCATCAAATGAAGATTTTTATAAAGGCGTGACTAAAAAAGAAGCTAAAACATACAAAGAAGCAACAGCTTATTTAACTGGTAGATATGCAACAGACACTAGATATGACGAAAAACTAAATGCTTTAATCGAAACATATGATTTAACTTATTTTGATCAAGCAGTAAAAAAAGGGAAACGTGTAACAAAAGGTAATGTTGAAGTAGATACCTATGAAATTATGAATCCAGAAACGAAGAAAACAGCTATCTTTACACTGCCGTTAGAAGAAAAATATGTAATTTCTAGTCCATTTGGTTATAGAGGGAATGAACATCACGATGGTATCGATTTAGCCATCGCAGCCAATACGCCAGTACTTGCTTCAAGTGATGGTGTGGTTGTAGGTACAGGATTTGACCCATCAGCAGGTAATTATGTCATCGTCAAACATTCGAATGATTTGTACACAAATTATTTCCATTTAAATTCAATTAGTGTGTCACTAGGAGAAAAAGTAACAAGTGGAAACATCGTAGGTCTTGTAGGAAGTACTGGGAATTCAACAGGAAGTCACCTACATTTTGGTATTAGCACAGATATGTGGCGTAACTATTTAAATCCAGCATCTTATTTTGAATTTTAG
- the glmL gene encoding methylaspartate mutase accessory protein GlmL — MTTYLLVDFGSTYTKLTAVDDEERRILATSKSYTTIETNVLDGYHKSYDDLTKQLTQQSFDQVLACSSAKGGFKMVAIGLSPTLTAEAAKRAALGAGTRILKVYSYGLTSDNIKEIEVLHPDVILLSGGTNGGNDKNILKDAKQLTELSLNIPIVVAGNEGTYPKIKALFNQYCINYHLTENVMPQINQLNALPTRKILRDIFINNIIKAKGMSDIQTQVAAEIIPTPTAVLYAAQLLSEGTTTQKGFGNTLIVDVGGATTDIHSIGSGKEEKKNVQFDGLAEPYSKRTVEGDLGMRYSAKSLLESVTPQAFYDYINLNESDLTRKCEFRSQHPGYIADTMEEKQLDNTIAKLAIKTAIARHAGYYKKEQTPSRTIYHQYGKDLRQFQTIIGTGGILVHNDQPTNVLASALTPTDELTLTPEKSRLFIDYDYILSAIGLLSTVDKELAFELASKHIKPLN, encoded by the coding sequence ATGACAACTTATTTATTAGTAGATTTTGGTAGCACTTACACTAAATTAACCGCAGTTGATGATGAAGAAAGAAGGATATTAGCGACTAGTAAATCATACACAACTATCGAAACAAATGTACTTGATGGTTATCATAAGTCTTATGATGATTTGACCAAACAACTTACTCAACAATCATTTGATCAAGTCCTTGCTTGCTCATCTGCTAAAGGTGGATTTAAGATGGTAGCAATTGGCTTATCTCCTACTCTAACTGCTGAGGCAGCTAAACGTGCCGCTCTTGGTGCTGGAACGAGAATTCTGAAAGTATACAGTTATGGCCTAACATCTGATAATATCAAAGAAATCGAAGTGCTACATCCTGACGTCATTTTGTTAAGTGGAGGAACAAATGGAGGAAATGATAAAAATATTTTAAAAGATGCAAAACAATTAACCGAACTATCTTTAAACATACCTATTGTAGTGGCCGGAAATGAAGGAACTTACCCTAAAATAAAAGCGCTTTTTAACCAATATTGTATTAATTACCATTTAACAGAAAATGTTATGCCTCAAATTAATCAATTAAATGCCTTACCTACTAGAAAAATATTACGAGATATTTTTATTAATAATATTATCAAAGCAAAAGGGATGAGCGATATCCAAACTCAAGTAGCAGCGGAAATTATTCCCACTCCAACAGCTGTTTTATATGCCGCACAACTCTTATCAGAAGGAACAACAACTCAAAAAGGATTTGGCAATACGTTGATTGTTGATGTTGGTGGTGCAACAACTGATATTCATTCTATTGGAAGTGGAAAAGAAGAAAAGAAAAATGTACAGTTTGATGGATTGGCTGAACCTTACAGCAAACGGACTGTTGAAGGTGACTTAGGCATGAGATATTCTGCTAAAAGTCTTCTAGAGAGTGTCACCCCTCAAGCATTTTACGATTATATCAACCTTAACGAAAGTGACTTAACACGTAAATGCGAATTCAGAAGTCAACATCCTGGCTATATAGCAGATACTATGGAAGAAAAGCAATTAGATAATACCATCGCTAAATTAGCGATTAAAACTGCTATTGCCCGGCATGCTGGCTATTATAAAAAAGAGCAAACTCCTTCAAGAACCATTTATCATCAATATGGTAAAGACTTAAGACAATTTCAAACGATTATTGGTACTGGAGGTATCCTTGTACACAACGACCAACCTACAAATGTTTTAGCTTCTGCCCTTACCCCAACAGATGAGTTAACGCTGACTCCAGAAAAAAGTCGTTTGTTTATTGATTACGATTATATTCTATCTGCCATTGGATTGCTATCAACAGTAGATAAAGAATTGGCGTTTGAACTTGCCTCAAAACATATTAAGCCATTAAATTAA